One Leptolyngbya sp. CCY15150 genomic window, TGCTGCTGGCGGTGAGGAGATTGTCATTGGATTTATCTACGTGGGCCCCAGAGATGACTATGGGTATAACCAAGCCCATGCAGAAGGAGCTGCTGGTATCTCCAGCATTCCTGGCGTGCGGATCGTCGAAGAAGCTAGCGTGCCAGAAACAGCCGCCGTGCAGGAAACCATGCGTAGCATGATCGAGCTGGATGGAGCCATAGCTCTATTTCCTACGTCGTTTGGCTACTTTGATCCCCACATTCTCCAACTTGCTGCAGAATTTCCAGAGGTGCAGTTCCTCCATGCGGGTGGGCTGTATGAAGAGGGCGTCCACCCTGAGAACGTGGGCAGCTACTTTGGCTACATTGACGAAGCCCAGTATGTGGCGGGTATCGTGGCTGGGCATATGACCAAGTCTGGCAAGCTGGGCTTTGTGGCAGCTAAACCCATTCCCCAAGTGTTGCGCAACATCAACAGCTTCACCAAAGCTGCTCGTTCGGTGAACCCTGACATCACCACCCAGGTCATTTTCACGGGAGATTGGGCCCTGCCGGTGAAGGAAGCGGAAGCCACCAACAGCATGGCAGACCAAGGCATTGATGTCGTCACCTGCCATGTGGACAGTCCTAAGGTGGTGATTGAAACGGCGGAACGGCGCGGTATGTTCACGGTGGGCTACCATGCCAACCAAGCCGACCTAGCACCCACCGGCTATCTCAC contains:
- a CDS encoding BMP family ABC transporter substrate-binding protein produces the protein MHNRRILSLSRRQVLRGLLATTAFGVTAKLGTGCSPSGAGGGEAAAGGEEIVIGFIYVGPRDDYGYNQAHAEGAAGISSIPGVRIVEEASVPETAAVQETMRSMIELDGAIALFPTSFGYFDPHILQLAAEFPEVQFLHAGGLYEEGVHPENVGSYFGYIDEAQYVAGIVAGHMTKSGKLGFVAAKPIPQVLRNINSFTKAARSVNPDITTQVIFTGDWALPVKEAEATNSMADQGIDVVTCHVDSPKVVIETAERRGMFTVGYHANQADLAPTGYLTGAEWDWTSIYTQYAQMFLEGKSLMNGEIDHLVRGGLADSFCKLSPYGAAVSEEAKTAADAARDQIIAGELVLYEGEIKDNTGTVRVAAGQKLEQKSVELESMDWLIEGVEGSVGS